A genomic segment from Methanofollis sp. encodes:
- the cutA gene encoding divalent-cation tolerance protein CutA, with protein MEGKTIVVLCTAPTRDAERIADLIVRKGLAACVNIMGVGSIYRWEGEIQHEREELMVIKTTGELLESLTETIGGAHPYAVPEIIALPVVGGHADYLAWVGESVGRRE; from the coding sequence ATGGAGGGAAAGACCATCGTCGTCCTCTGCACCGCCCCGACGAGGGACGCCGAGAGGATCGCCGACCTTATCGTCAGGAAGGGCCTTGCCGCATGCGTGAACATCATGGGGGTCGGCTCCATCTACCGCTGGGAGGGAGAGATCCAGCATGAGAGGGAAGAGTTGATGGTGATCAAGACGACAGGCGAACTTCTCGAAAGCCTGACAGAGACGATCGGGGGGGCCCACCCGTACGCCGTCCCTGAGATCATCGCCCTCCCGGTCGTCGGCGGCCATGCCGACTACCTTGCATGGGTCGGGGAGTCGGTCGGACGGAGGGAGTGA
- a CDS encoding radical SAM protein has translation MGRRAPSYLDLLQTGELARRAGEAWERLSSCTLCPRQCRVDRLHGETGFCRSGSLPKLASFGPHFGEEPELVGRHGSGTIFFSNCTMRCEFCQNYEISQCGAGREITCDKLARIMLALQDDGCHNINLVSPTHFVPQIIAALQTAAGQGLALPLVYNTGGYDCASTLRLLDGIVDIYMPDAKYGDDETARRLSHAPHYTRYMQEAILEMHEQVGDLVVDEEGIAVRGLIIRHLVLPDGLAGSREVFRFIAQEVSKESYVNVMAQYRPEWHAAEGGRGLPEGLGRRITASEYDEALREAEKAGLHRGFPRPPPTGL, from the coding sequence ATGGGACGGAGAGCGCCGTCATATCTCGATCTCCTGCAGACAGGGGAACTCGCCCGGCGTGCCGGGGAGGCATGGGAACGCCTCTCCTCCTGCACCCTCTGCCCGCGGCAGTGCCGGGTGGACCGCCTGCACGGGGAGACGGGCTTCTGCCGGAGCGGGAGCCTCCCGAAGCTTGCGAGTTTCGGCCCGCACTTCGGCGAGGAGCCCGAACTCGTGGGGAGACATGGGTCAGGGACGATCTTTTTTTCCAATTGCACGATGCGGTGTGAATTTTGCCAGAACTACGAGATCAGCCAGTGCGGCGCCGGGCGGGAGATCACCTGCGACAAACTCGCCAGGATCATGCTCGCCCTCCAGGACGACGGCTGCCACAACATCAACCTCGTCTCCCCGACCCACTTCGTCCCCCAGATCATCGCGGCGCTCCAGACCGCCGCGGGGCAGGGCCTCGCCCTCCCCCTCGTCTACAACACCGGGGGCTACGACTGCGCCTCGACCCTACGCCTCCTCGACGGCATCGTGGACATCTACATGCCGGACGCCAAGTACGGCGACGACGAGACCGCACGCAGACTCTCCCATGCCCCGCACTACACCCGGTACATGCAGGAGGCGATCCTGGAGATGCACGAGCAGGTCGGCGACCTCGTCGTTGACGAGGAGGGGATCGCCGTCCGCGGCCTGATCATCCGCCACCTCGTCCTCCCTGACGGCCTTGCCGGGAGCCGCGAGGTCTTCCGCTTCATCGCGCAGGAGGTCTCGAAAGAGAGTTACGTGAACGTCATGGCCCAGTATCGGCCGGAATGGCACGCCGCAGAGGGCGGGCGCGGCCTCCCCGAAGGCCTCGGCCGCCGCATCACCGCGTCCGAGTACGACGAAGCCCTCAGAGAAGCCGAAAAGGCCGGCCTCCACCGGGGATTCCCCCGCCCGCCGCCCACAGGTTTATGA
- a CDS encoding Glu/Leu/Phe/Val dehydrogenase, translating into MTEINLFETVKGHICQCAYDLSLAPDIEAILKTPMREFNFSIPVRMDTGRIRTFQAFRIQYNDARGPTKGGIRFHPDETIDTIRGLAALMAWKCALFGLPLGGAKGGIVCNPKELSEGELERLSRGYIMGVSRIIGPHTDIPAPDVYTSPKVMAWMMDEYSRIVGRTTFGVITGKPLSVGGSEGREDATARGGWYVVAEAAEDAGIDLRGATVAIQGFGNVGTHAAVLGQYLAGARVVAVSDSKGGVLNRNGLEVRRLEDHKERTGSVSGFPDAEEITNEELLALDVDILIPAALENTITAENAPQIRAKIVAEFANGPVTNDAEAVLTKKGTVIVPDLLCNAGGAVVSYYEMVQNLNMDHWNAADVDRRLKTMMTSTYHAVHETAQKKNFTLRQAAYTIAIHNVVEAMIARGWV; encoded by the coding sequence ATGACCGAGATCAACCTCTTTGAGACTGTCAAGGGACACATCTGCCAGTGCGCATATGACCTCAGCCTTGCCCCGGATATCGAGGCGATCCTGAAGACGCCGATGCGGGAGTTCAACTTCTCCATCCCGGTCAGGATGGACACCGGCCGGATCAGGACATTCCAGGCATTCAGGATCCAGTACAACGACGCACGCGGGCCGACAAAAGGGGGGATACGCTTCCACCCCGACGAGACGATCGACACGATCCGTGGCCTTGCGGCACTGATGGCATGGAAATGCGCCCTTTTCGGTCTCCCTCTCGGCGGCGCGAAGGGGGGGATCGTCTGCAACCCGAAGGAACTCTCGGAGGGCGAACTCGAACGGCTGAGCCGGGGGTATATCATGGGCGTCTCCCGGATCATCGGGCCGCACACCGACATCCCGGCCCCTGACGTCTACACCAGCCCAAAGGTCATGGCCTGGATGATGGACGAGTACTCGCGGATCGTGGGGAGGACGACCTTCGGGGTGATCACCGGCAAACCCCTCTCCGTCGGCGGGTCAGAGGGGCGGGAAGACGCCACGGCGCGGGGCGGGTGGTACGTCGTCGCCGAGGCGGCAGAGGACGCGGGCATCGACCTCCGCGGGGCGACCGTGGCGATCCAGGGCTTCGGGAACGTCGGCACCCATGCGGCCGTTCTCGGCCAGTACCTCGCCGGGGCGCGGGTGGTCGCGGTGAGCGACAGCAAAGGCGGTGTCCTGAACAGGAACGGCCTTGAGGTGAGGAGGCTCGAAGACCACAAGGAGAGGACAGGGAGCGTCAGTGGCTTCCCCGACGCCGAGGAGATCACCAACGAGGAACTCCTCGCCCTCGACGTGGACATCCTCATCCCCGCGGCACTGGAGAACACGATCACGGCGGAGAATGCACCGCAGATCAGGGCAAAGATCGTCGCGGAGTTTGCCAACGGCCCGGTCACCAACGACGCCGAAGCGGTTCTCACGAAGAAGGGGACCGTGATCGTCCCCGACCTCCTCTGCAACGCCGGCGGGGCCGTGGTCTCCTACTACGAAATGGTCCAGAACCTCAACATGGACCACTGGAATGCCGCAGACGTGGACCGGAGATTGAAGACAATGATGACCTCCACCTATCACGCGGTCCACGAGACCGCACAGAAGAAGAACTTCACCCTCAGGCAGGCGGCGTACACCATCGCCATCCACAATGTCGTCGAGGCGATGATCGCGAGGGGGTGGGTCTGA